The DNA region CGCACCAGACAGCTCtcaaccgcctgtaactccaactccagaagATCTGTTGACCTGTGTCTTCTAGACTCTGTGGACAcctgcacacacgcatacatagacacacactcagacatgaAATATAAACATACTTTACAAAGACTTCCTGGAGGGAAGTTGACTGGGAGCTGGACACAGGGCCGGCCCCACATCTTAATGAGGCAGAGATGGCCTGGAAAGAGGACACTGGTGAGACATCTCCAAAGCCCTTGGGAAGGCCAGGCTTCTGCCCAGAAGCCCCACGCTAATGAGTTCCTGAGCCATCATCTGACCTGGGCCTTCCCGTTCCCTCTGTGAAGGGCACGCTTCTGGGCTCAGGTCTGCAGTGTGGACTAACACAGCGACTGTTAAGTGTTCTGACTCATCTGGGTTAATAGGACCACACAGAGCTCTGAGAGCCTGATAAGGTGGCTTTGGTCCCGGTGTGGCCTCAGGTCACACAAGCTTCCAGTACAGCTAAGGCGGGGATGAGCCCCCCGTTAGGGTGACGGCTTAAGGAGGAGGAGGGTCTTCTGTCCCTGGGGTAATGTCTTCCTTCTTTACCCCCAGACACCATGGAGACGGTGCTGATCCTCTGCAGCTTGCTGGCCCCTGTGGTCCTGGCTAGTGGTAAGTGTCCTTCAGGACCTTGCTGTGCCAAGATGGCTGACACAGCCCTTTCTGGTAGAAGGTTCTGGCCCTTTCAGACATTAGGGTTAAGACTTCTTAGGCAGCTTTACATATGATCAGGGGCTCCTACTGTCagcagaggaaaggaaaacagatCCTAGTTCAGGTGGTCCTTGCACCCCGCCCTTCCCCCACAACTGCTCCCCACAAAGGTTCAGCTGGCCGTCTGTTAATCTCTCCAGGAACCTTGGGCTCCTGTGGAATCGTATGCAACCTAGACTGTATTGACCCGTCAATACCATGCAAGTCATAAGTGCCCCTGTCCCTCGGTTTCAGTTTCCCCATTTGTCACTAGATGATAGTAGACCTGGCCTTTTGGAGTAAATGAAAGGTATGATGTGAGCCCGGGACCTTGAAGGCTCTGAGTCATGATCACCCTAGGCGAGGACCCTAAGCCCAGCAAGCCTGTCTTCTATGATCTCCAGTATTTCTGCCCAGTGAGCCCCCTTCACAGGGATCCTTTGCTGGGGCTGGAGGTTGTGGGGTAGGTGAGTGGTCACAGAAAGCGCAGCTGTCCTCCTCTTAATCATCTTGTTTTTCCCAGCAgctgagaaggagaaagaaaaggatccTTTCTATTATGGTGAGTGAGTTCAGCAGCCCTGGGGTGCAGCCCCATCCAGGAGGGACAGGCATGTTCTACTGgccctgcccctctcccttctcttaccTCTGGTCCCTTTGCAGACTACCAGACCCTGAGGATTGGGGGATTGGTGTTTGCTGTGGTCCTCTTCTCTGTTGGGATACTTCTCATCCTAAGTAAGTGtgttcctttattctctggcggCTAGACAGTTGGGGACAGTATACAAGCCCagctgttttgtctgtgggaaagGAGAAGGCACAGTCTTGCCTCCCCATGGTGTCTCCAGGATCAGTACCGGGCTGAGCATGTAGTAAGTGCTCAGTAAAACAAGGAAGGTGCACCCAGAGAATGTAGGTGAGGACAGACACAGCTAAGAAGAGCAGTCTGCATCCGTAGGGCAGGGGTTTGGCCATCCCAGGAGTCAGACGTTGTTCTCGCCATGCTCCTAGgagtgtgtccctgtgtgttttCCATGTGCTGTGGTGCTGAGTGTATTTTGCTCATGGTATGAAAGCACATAGTTCATCATCCTGGGAAAGCATAGAGGAAGAGCTTGCTCCGTGGTTTGTTCCCATTAAGACggaccaggaagcagaaaacTCAGGATATAACCGAAAGTGGTTTCCACCTCCAAGATCTGTCCCAACAACCCGCTTTGGTTAACTCGGCCCCACCTCCCAAAACTTCCCCCTCCCACAGACAACACCCAGTGAGGATCAGATATCCAGACCCAACTGCTGGTGGAGGGTGAGTTGGTGGGAGGGTTTACATTTACCAAGTCAACCACAGCTCCTGGTCTCAGTTGACCCAGGGCTGCTTTGGGCAGCAGTGCAGGCATCCActgcctgtgtctgtgtacaGATTCACAGTAGGTCTTCTGTGTCCTGGCCTGGAGCCGGACCTTGAGCTGATGCTGGAAGTATGACCTTGTATGGTTTCTTTGTGTTTCAGGTCGCAGGTGCAAGTGCAGTTTCAATCAGAAACCCAGGTAAGGGCAATGGGGCCATCGGGACAGGGAGAGGCATGTGGAGTGAACCCTGGGGGTGTTCTTTTGTCTCAGAAAGAGAAGGTGGGGAACTGGGGTATGACTCTGGGGATTTCCGAGTGACTTCGGAACAAAGCAGAGGCCCCAACTCGGAGCAGCAGCCTCGGGTGTAAATTCCCGGGTAGGAATATGCGAGAACCTTGCTTAGAGGCCCCGGAGACAGAGAGGCTTGCTAGGAGAGAAGTAAAGGCAGAAGGCCACTCTGAGGTGCagggcagagacactgggcctgttTCTCACCTTTTCCTGACGCTCTGTGCATTGTGTAGACACTTGGCCTCCTTTCTACACCGTATAAGCTATACCCGTTCATTAAAACAGTCATGGTGTCCATGGACCTCAGAAGCCAGGGTCGGTGGCAGACACACCCAATCCCCACCTCAGGGCAGACACTGAAGAGTACCCATAAGTTCTGAGCCTCTGTCTGTATCAATCCGACTTCTTTCACCTTACGTGTCCCATGGTAGAGTGTTTGAATCCTTCAGGGGGTTTGGATGGAATGGCTCCTGAGTTCCGCTTCAGCAAAGAGAATGGGGGATActctgtggtttgccctggacaTTGGTGACAGCGTGTCTCCACTTGTCATAGGGCTCCAGGTGATGAAGAGGCCCAGGTGGAGAACCTTATCACCACAAATGGTAACTGCTGTGAAAGGGTGCTGGGAGGGGGTCTTCCATGGTTTTGGGGGGCGGAGAGTGACTGGACTAGGTGCCACGAGCTGCTTTGGGGTTCAGCAGACATTGCCTCTGAGGTCTCAGGAAAGGGTTCTTCTCAGTACCCGAGTGACGTTAGCGCTTCATTCACACCATACAGGTGACAGTCATTGTATCCAGAACACTAGCTTCCTGTCAGGCAGACTCCGTCTTTCCCCACGAGGTAGCCATCACCACCTAAGTTCTTGTGACCAGCAAATGTCAAGGACTGTCACCACATCTTAGTGACTCCAAATCCTAGTATCCATAAGTGAGGGTTCAGCATGGAGCACGGTGAGGGGCCTCACACCACATCAATCTGCCTTTCCTTCCAGCTGCGGAGCCCCAGAAGGCAGAGAACTGAAGGGCAGCCTCCAGCATGAAGGTAGATGGCTCTGTGCTTGGTTTCCCCCGACTCACCACGGTTGTCAGAGAGTCTGGGCAGGGGCATCGTGCTAACTTCTTCATGGCACTCAGTTTTCCTTACCAGTCTGCTCTTACCTGTCTCTCAGAGGTGGGAGGAGTACCACTGCTCAGTCACAGAGACTCTGAAATCTTTATCCAACACAGCAAGCGTAGGGAATCAGGGGGAATTAGGGCTTCTAACCAGCCTGGGATCAGGCTCATATGGTACTGTCCCAGCTACTGCAGGGAGGTACATGACTTGGGTAGGAATCACTTAGAGAAACACTTCTGTATTAAAGTGACATCGAGAATGGTTTCCTTTATCGATCCAGAAAACCACctaaatacaccacacacacaccccacagattacacaaactatacacacacaacacacacacatcatacacagacactacacatacaccatacacacacatcatacacacataccacacacaccacacacacacacaccacacacacatatcatatacacaccacacacacaccatacaaatacacaccacacacacacacacaaaccatacacacataccacacacaccacacacacacaccatacaaatacaccacacacacacacacacacacacacacacaccatacatacaccatacacaagCACAGATCACAGACACACCAaacatactacacatacacacatatcacacacaccacacacacatagagcacTCACACTGCACATGCATaagcacacatacaacacacacatacaccatacaccaaacataccatacatatacaaacacagatatcacacacatacaccacaccatatacacacacatacacaagcacagaccatacacataccacatacacacatcaaacACCACAATACACAAACAGATATTACACACGCACACCCCATGCCCCCACATGTTTATTATGAAACTCTCCAGTACTACTCTGCAGTAGTTAAAATAATGTatgcccctcccactccctgttCCTCCACTGTCCTCAGCACTTGGGACCCACTGTGTGTTCACTTCCATTGCTCACTCTAGGGCATGCCAGAGAATACATAGTGACTGAACAAAGCATTTGGTCAGCAGGCCATATAGGAACCTTCTGGAGCTACCAGGAGAAACAGGACAAGCAGGGCTGTCCCCATTTATAATGGGAAAGACTGCAGTCAGAGAAAGCCGTTCAGAATGTGTCctggttagggttactattgctgtgataatgtGGTCAAaacaaattggggaggaaaaggttattTGCCCTAAGCCTCCATgttgaagtcaggacaggagctcaagcagggcaggaacctgcaggcaggagctaatgcagaggctgtggaggggtgctgcttactgacttgctccttttagcttgctcagcctgctatAAGAAAATAGAACCTCGGAACACCAATCTGGGGTGGTgtcacccacaataggctgggccctcgcCCATCAATCGctggttgaggaaatgccttctgGGCTTGCTGACAGCCTGATCTTACGGAGACATTTTCCCAGTGGAGACtccctcttctcaggtgactatagcttgtgtcaagttgacacaaaaatacCCAGCATCCAGGTCTCTGTGGCTAGGCTCAGCCAGAATACCTTCTTAGCTGTGTCCTGGATGGCAGACCCCAGGATATGCAAAGGCAAGAGAGCCAATTTGTCCCCTCACTTCTACTCCAGACTCCACACAGGAAGGCATAACAACCAAGAGTGTAACTTTAGCTTAAGTTGTAAGTTAAGGGaagccaggtgtagtggtgcTTACCTGTAAAGACAGCCCATGGGAGATAGAGGCTggaagattacaagttcaaggtcaaccctGGCTAacggtgagtttgaggtcagcctgggctacatggaccCTATCTCAAGACCAAAGCCAACAGAAAGCTGTCTGGGTCAGGACACCAGCCTTTGCCATGAAGCCAGCACTGCCATGTACCTACCTATATAGTGTTTTCATTCCTTGCTGTGTCTGCATCTCCACATGACAGCTCCAGGCCTCAGAGCAGGCAGGGTTCACTGCATCCATCTTTGGGGTGGATATCTTCAAGACAAGTGACCTGTTATGCAGGGGCAGTCAACAACTCCAGTCTAGGAAGTCACACCCCCCACACCCTCCCTATCTGCCTTCCCTGCCTCTCGGCCTTGTCTGTTCTTCACTGGACCTGGGGACGTCAAGGGCATGCCCTCAGTGAGATTTTCGGGCAAAGGGACTGTGCTGAAGACGGAGAGAAGACGAGGTATGGGTATCAGAAAGGATCTGGGGTTGTCACGTGAATTCTCTGCCTCCACAGCCTCCAGAAGCCAAGGCCAGCTACCCGACACTTTAGAGGCTGATGTCGAGGCTTGAGAAAGCCGGCTACTTCATACCAGACCTTTCCCCAGGAGATGCCGAGGACTCGTGTTCCCTgcgcctctccccaccccctactAACCCTAGTCTTGTATTAATGATGTGACACTCACAGCCCTTCTTCTCACTGCAGCCGGGCTCTGGACCCTTTCTGTGCCGCGTCTGtgccgtgtctgtgtgtgtctgctgacTGTGGTCGTTCGTGGTCGTTTCATTGTTCCTGTGAACTGTGTGCTTCCTCTCCCATGCCACCGTCAGCACCTTGTGCCCTCCTGTGACCTCCATCTACTCTTGCTCTCTGGAGTCTCCCCGTCCCTGAGGAGCCCTTAGTCCCCTCTTTCTGGATTTAGGCTTGAGGGAGAGTTGTACTGAGGGCAGGAGTCCCCAGTGATCCCGGGGCTGAGAAAGTTCGTACCCTCTTCACTGATGTTCCTTGTGGACTCTGAGAAGAAACTTGCTCCAGATTCCACCAGTTTAGAAGGTCCGTTTGCAGTTGGAGATTCAGATTGCCTCCCTTGAGGCGTCTGCCCTCCAggcctcctttttcttttaggGTGCCCACTTAGGAGTCCCAATCCGCCCCACCCTTTACAGAACACCCAGGAATTCTTGCCTCTGAGGAATGAGCTCCTTACTTAACTTCTGAGCAATATCCCCATAGGCTTTGGAGCCCTTCTGCCTTCATCCACCTTCCCTGCTTCTGAGACTTCCATCTCTAGCCCAattcatctgacagaggactccttccttctctgaagcTGGTCTGTGGCAGGAGATAGCCCAGgggacaggcagcaggcagggtgccggtggctctgtctctctgccacaTGGTGTGGAATCTGGCAGACTACAGTTTCTTTCCCCTGCCTGTCAGGGGTCGGAGTGGAGAGGGCTGGAAGGGTTCAGGGGCAGCGGGAGAGAGCAACAGGGTATGCACACCCGTGGATGCAAACGCCTACGGGAGTCAAAGGTCACCAGAGTGGAAACTCAcaccagagcctgccccacctgcccATTGTGTTCCCTTGGAAACGAACCAAGCCACACTGTGTACTGGGACTGCTGATCTCTGTCTTGTGATCTATTATCCTCTgacaacagaaaagtaaataaataaataaataaataaataaataaataaataaataaataaatacagcattGTTTCCTAGTGGCTCTGAGTGGCTTTTCTTCTGAGAGTCTGAGGGTTTGTAGGGCCCTGGGGAACTTAAAGGACAACTGAGCCTGTCCCCAGTGAGAGGGAAGAAGTCAAGACTGAAGAATGCTAGGGAGGGGACAGGCACTTTaggcctctttctcctctccccttccctctttctctctccttcttttgcTCCTTTTTCACAGGTCCCCTGTCTTAGCTCTTCTCACAGCAGAACAAATTGGAGTAGAAAAGAGCCATTGAGGATTAGTGATGATGACAGTAATAGACAGGCACTTGAAGCCTCTCAAGGACATTCCCACAAGGTTGGTTGGTTCTTAAGTACTGTTGGCCAAACATACACAGCTTCAGGCAGATTCCTTTTGAGGGTAGCAGCCCAAGCCCTGTCTCCAGCCTTCTGTGTGTTTTgggtgagacacagctagagagTGAGGAATTCCCAGAATATCTTAGGGTCTCCATAGAACCTCAGGAGCCACCATGAGGATTCTGAGTTGCTTCCAGCCACAGAACCGAACCACACAGGCCTGAGGGAGCAGGTGGACTCCATCCTCTTGTTAGCTATCCCAAGACCTGCTGGGTATATTTCCCTCCTACCTCTATACTTGGTGTGTCTTGGGCTCTGAAAAGATGGGATCTTAAGCAGGGAACAAGTGTAATATTGTCAAGCCAGGGGTAGCAGGGGTTAAAATATCCCTGGTCACATGGGGACTCATTAATGAAGCAGGTGATCTCTGTTCATGGCACACTCATGCATCAGGGAGATCATGCCTTGAAGGGGACTGAGACCCTAAGTGGCCTCAGACGCACAAAGGATTGTGGGTACGGTGCCAGCCATTACTAAAACCAAAGCATTGAACTCTAAAGAGGTCGAATGAGAAGTTCTGACCTTCCTTCACCACACCAATAAAAGGGAGCACTGCTATTTTACGATGAGTCTAGCGCACTGCCTGTGACTTTGCAAGGTGTCTAGAAGCACCCACTTAGTTTGCCTGATAACCTGACTTTATCCTGAGATAGCAGGGTGGCCTTGTTTTACAGATTCTCTGATAGCCCTCAAGACTGGCCCAGGTCACAGCAGTTGCAGGGAGTAGGGGCTAGACCCAGTCAGTGTTTCCAGGGCCATGTGTGCACCACACAGCTGGTGTCTGGGAAGAGCTGTGTCAGGGAAAGGTGGGGGACAACTCATGGCTCCTGCAATCTTGTCTGCTCTATTCCCTTTCAGGATGTGACCTAGCTAGCATGCACCCCAGCCTGTGCTCTGAGGGAGCTCCTAGGAGTGGCCAGTGGTGTGGGACCCGGACCCAGAAATGGAACACCTAAGCACCAAAACCATACAGAAAGATACCTACCACGCTGTTGCCAGATGCAGGGTGTGGGGCTTGTGGGGCCTACTTCCCACACTCACATCAACACTGCAAGGTCATGAGGGTGGGCAGTGCCAGCCACTCAGCCCCTGACACCTGATGCTCCTTTCCACTTCTGATTTGTTTAGTTTTCGTTTTTCCTCTAGGACAGGGTCTTCAGTAGCCCATACTAGCTcgaactcaaaacaaaacaaacaaaacagccatACAGCCAAGGACGACGACTTTAACTTCcggtcttcctgcctcaatctcCTGAGTTGGGTTACAGATGTGCACAACCACAGCTGGTTTTAGGGGTgctggtgtttgtgtgtgctgtgtgagctCTTTGCTGACTGATGTACAGGCCCAGTCCTGCGATTTACTTTACCTGATTGGACGGGAAAGGGACTGTACTCTACAGGGACAGTGAGTCGCCTGTTCTCAGTGACCTTGAGGGTTCTTCATGTTTGACCCCTCCCCCAAAACTTTGTCTCACATGAGTTTGACCCCCAGAGATGTTCAAACCCCTTTGAAAGCCACCGCTGCTCATTTTTCATGTCGCTAATCTGTCTCTGCGACCCCAAAGGCCATGGCCCTCAGCCTCTCAGGTGTTCTGTTTGctcatttttttcccccttacaGGTTGTAGATTAGAAACAGCCAGGCTATTCTTGGAAGAGGAGCAGGGGTCGAGAGTAAAACCGACCATAGCAGTAGAAGCGGGAAGGGGGTGCCAGGCTGAAGCACATCCCAAGGTCAAGGGGCTCTGCCCCTGCCCCACTCTGGGAGGCAGGGCTCTGCCTTCCTAAGGATGAGGGACTGGCAGGTGAGAAGAATTCTCCAGCTCAGTCTGGTTCTCACCTTGTCCCGGGCTGCTCTATACCCCCTCCCCCGGATGCTGGGGTAGAGCTAGAAAGGTCAGGTGTGTTTGCCCAAGCCAGGGGGAGGAGCTTTGAAAATACCTGTCTTCAGGCCATAAAGAGGAGGGAATGGCCACCTATTGCCATTTGTGTGATTCATTGCTGTCACCCCTAAGCTCCTGGCTGGCAGAATCAACCAGTTCAAGCCAACCACCTGTTGATTTTCTGGAGCCGGGCCCCAGCTCCATGGCCTTGAACAACAAGAGGTCTCCTGCCAAGAGGTGATGCTGTCTCTAATGTCCTGAAGGATACTGGGCAGAATGAGTGGACCTTTCTGAAGCAGCCCCTGCCTCGGAGCCTGGACCCTTCTTCTGTCCAACTGCATGACTTCAGCTCCTACCTCTCTGTCACTTTTCTTCCTGCACTGTAAAGTCCTTCAGGTCATTAGGCCTCCAGCTACCTGTGTGACTCTGGGAAAGCCACCAAAGCTAGAGTATCCTCTCCTAGACACGATACTGTACAGTGTATAGCCTGTGTCGTACACTATATACTGCATACTATTACTTCCCTGATTTATAGTGATGTAATAGACACAAAAAACACATTGACGTTTCTACAGAAAGACATCACATCACCGGTACTAGCATCCCTGGCTATTCAAGGGCTGCCTCCTCGTTGATTGCAAGGGTCCCTACCCCTTAGACCTGGACTCTAGTCCTGACTCATACACATATCACCCACAGTCCCCACTCTGTGAAGTAGTAGTACAAAAGCCTGCCTGCCCGTGAtgtcaggaaaagaaaagcagatcCTCGGAACTCTCCACACCATGAAATCGGTGGAATCCCTGCCAGGTGGGGACAGCTGGACCCAGCCTCAGCAACTGACAGTACAGTGAGTGGATGTGGTGATCTGTGTATGCCTACGGGTCAGGCCACATGAAAGCCACAAAAGCCTGTCTgaggactccagaggaaaaggcATGGTTTGTTCCCTGAGGTTCTTCAAAGGCAGTGGCCACAAGGAGCCACTAGAAACACCTGAGCTTCAGGTCAAGGCCAGGTGTGAGTTCTGAGAAAACCAAGAAGGCATTTCTCTCCAGGGTGTTCTCTGTGTAGGAGGCTGTGCTAATGGGCTTGTCCTTGCCTTAACATGGTGACCTTGACTCTCAGCAGACATTGCCCTTTGGCAACTCCCAGGAACCCTGTGCCCCACTGCTTGGGCCATCTTGAGGCCAACATTTAAGAACTGGATCCTATGGGGCCCACCTCCTCCAAGCCCTTGCCTTATAAGACCCCAGTGACCTGGCACTTGTGGTCACAGCAGGAGACAGGAGCTGGCATTCCTCAGGGTTTGGGACCTCTAGCtggcacagatggagactatAAGGAACAGCCACGGTCCCTGCTCAGCATCCCTGGGGACCATATCTTGGAGAACGGGCCTCAGCTTGGAGTCAGGGCTTTCTCAGGGCTTTGGGTCTCTGCACCCTTGAAGCTCCTTTGAGCTACAAATCGACATGAAGGAAATGATGCTGGGGCCTGAAGGTTGATGGTATGGATTCTGTCTGGAAACCTCACAAAGCCCTGGGCTGGCGGGGGGAGAGCCCTGTTGTGGGAAGGTTGGTGGTGAGGACTCCTACTGCAGTGCTTCCTGTGGGAATCAGGGGGATGAGGAGCAGCTGGATGTCTCAACCTGTGACTTCACTCCCCACCAATGCAATGGGGAGTGTCCACATGGCTGCCCTGAGTCATAGGACAAACCTGTCTGAAGGACTTGGGGGAATGAGGCATAGTGGCTGAGGGCCTTGTCCCCGTGGGCATGACAAGGATGAAAGGGATCCgtctccccagctccaaagacTGTTCTGGTCTCTGGGTCTTAGAGATCACAGCTAGATAACCCTCTGGGCCTCCACCCTGGAGAAACCCAACCAAGAAGGAAAACTGGGGGCTCTTGGCCTGtcccattcttttaaaaaatcaggaGGGTAGCATTTTTATGACTACTGGGCCCTGGTACTCCAGGGAAGACTCCAAGAAGCAGAATGAGCCTGGGAGACTGATTGGAAGAGCCTGCTGCTTGGTGTTTCTCCTAGGGGAGAACTTGGGGCCAGTGGTGGTAATGCCTGGTGGGGATCCAACTGGAGCACTGGGACAGAAGACAACTGTCAGGGACCCTTTAGTAGAAGTCAAGGGGGCTCCCGAGCTAAAGGGACGTGGTGAACAAATTTATCTCCTGGGGACCCAGCCCAGCTTAGGGTAGAGAGTGGTGATACCATTGTTAGAACCCTCTTTGGGCAAGCACTTCTTCTAACGACCTCCTCCCGCATCAAGAGTCTGAGGTAGGTGTTACCATGCAATTTGGATGGCAGGATAAAGAGAAGCATCCTTCTCCGGGCTCACTGGGTCAGACGGACAAGGTCAGCTTACAGAAGG from Rattus norvegicus strain BN/NHsdMcwi chromosome 8, GRCr8, whole genome shotgun sequence includes:
- the Fxyd6 gene encoding FXYD domain-containing ion transport regulator 6 precursor translates to METVLILCSLLAPVVLASAAEKEKEKDPFYYDYQTLRIGGLVFAVVLFSVGILLILSRRCKCSFNQKPRAPGDEEAQVENLITTNAAEPQKAEN
- the Fxyd6 gene encoding FXYD domain-containing ion transport regulator 6 isoform X1, encoding METVLILCSLLAPVVLASAEKEKEKDPFYYDYQTLRIGGLVFAVVLFSVGILLILSRRCKCSFNQKPRAPGDEEAQVENLITTNAAEPQKAEN